In Aspergillus luchuensis IFO 4308 DNA, chromosome 1, nearly complete sequence, the following are encoded in one genomic region:
- the jhd1 gene encoding [Histone H3]-lysine-36 demethylase (COG:B;~EggNog:ENOG410PHW2;~InterPro:IPR019787,IPR019786,IPR011011,IPR001965, IPR001138,IPR003347,IPR041070,IPR013083;~PFAM:PF13621,PF00628,PF02373;~go_function: GO:0000981 - DNA-binding transcription factor activity, RNA polymerase II-specific [Evidence IEA];~go_function: GO:0008270 - zinc ion binding [Evidence IEA];~go_process: GO:0006355 - regulation of transcription, DNA-templated [Evidence IEA]), producing MITATSFLNHLGSRPPRYRTPSPPRRAVEPISPCSTSDLRASWVDRNVSRVAASDRDHFLPHNPTQHHHHHADETASHRSSHGRSGSTIDALATIALATSPTFAPLSYRPPSQNCTPAMSLFPSEPIESTERPNKRPRSDKDPSPYTQHRTVAVSDANSASLFDSMKTDAELLLNLARPTNFHPPSHSAKRVSIDESFYHYGDEQKHHVTADSGGASWRFNDEKYAYSAPGPNNMPSRLRSQSDGSAAISRPVIHGVRPNTSSSTLPPILWQEEGDAENDYSPTKFTINGRPSETQAQHSMHTTHVAQMPIEHSSKIDDEAEESNQASCAACNLVRIPMDTGEQGDVTWISCDGCKRWFHIVCAGFKSDRELRTVDKFICRECRPIYGQTTFVRKSSRARTAIDYAGLNQGLVKAATDSLEHHYIEPIRQGKIQFLPENFPRMRPELVTAEYFERGNGMTEPIVIPAEWNTRESVSISDSEFDALVQEAPTQEMFDELLDHVAEQEEGYEQVIDCGQDQLDMVIPEGLTVRRVAELYGPEERVEVIDVKSQQNEDKRWTMQKWAEYYESTGDKVVRNVISLEVSQSPLGKLIRRPKVVRDLDLQDSVWPEEQKAVGDCPKVQFYVLMSVADCYTDFHIDFGGSSVYYHILKGKKTFFFIPPKDKHLKKYEEWCNSPAQDSTFLGDQTKECYRVDLSEGDTMLIPSGWIHAVWTPENSLVIGGNFLTRLNYGMQIKIAQIEKDTKVPRKFRYPFFQKIQWYTALRYLEDDPLPQSVLDAFAQDENYRFHRAYPIYYEFGERTNNAPAGSPYHNSRFYSQAELEGLPDLAKYLYHTALIAGAYLTEGVTMDTRNAVKRSIPKMSGEPIDAVRKFGIWVAWKRGNERAPYWTRPGVAESNAKLSLTEKKPAGRPSRRSERNAESQRTYAERQAVQRLPEPAHDPATELSNSSGPSGPLNAGAVMPDGPSSSGIKEEPAPKSRAAPRGSGLGPKRVACDACRKRRIRCHHKDEHNDGISSKQTAVTAFGPSNHSLAHDAASALNSLAAIASEAGFQDNGSGRNPDRFEVAAKFNSAILGTPRAPVNGLGLNDASPEGANTGKKGRSKACDDCRKSKRRCIHDEYGRIDPVKAQERAKPRAAASAKRPRINEEGTGPMINKRMKQESTSPTSRPAHLSNSREVDAPGMQDTHMPDHDHAALDLHAPFSDAPLVDKDANWQSGMTVGEKEAPLGPTSYASPPTFQTDTVDAKEINSAPVSKPTATLVSPPTSLADETDVPQEQADGEGDHVVVLHTPTSSSRHSSRQPRQVDRYMPETHVPKPTKGTTHTPTARRSSFGGSSGGVRKSTPGPSSGSKKSASRPSSSSHAKKSFWATDEKKGDRHAATSTSPGQPGKNSKRVADEEPDAESLRLIRELQEAEFGLRKRSTRV from the exons ATGATCACTGCTACATCCTTTTTGAATCACCTTGGGAGCCGACCGCCGCGGTATCGCACTCCCTCGCCGCCGCGACGCGCCGTCGAGCCTATCTCGCCTTGCTCGACCTCCGACCTCCGTGCATCATGGGTCGACCGCAACGTCTCCCGGGTTGCTGCCTCCGATCGCGACCACTTCCTACCTCACAATCCTacacagcatcatcatcatcatgctgATGAGACAGCTTCTCATCGCTCTAGCCATGGCCGCTCCGGTTCTACCATCGACGCTCTCGCAACCATCGCCTTAGCGACGAGCCCGACCTTCGCACCTCTTTCCTACCGACCTCCTTCTCAAAACTGCACACCCGCCATGTCGCTATTCCCCTCCGAGCCCATCGAATCCACAGAACGCCCAAACAAGCGTCCGCGGTCGGACAAGGATCCCTCTCCTTACACCCAGCACCGGACAGTGGCCGTGTCGGATGCAAATTCTGCTTCGTTGTTTGATAGCATGAAGACGGATGCAGAGCTTTTGCTGAATCTGGCCCGGCCCACAAACTTCCATCCTCCCTCGCATTCCGCAAAACGTGTCAGCATCGACGAGTCGTTTTATCATTATGGGGACGAACAAAAGCATCATGTCACGGCGGATTCGGGCGGCGCGAGCTGGAGGTTCAACGACGAAAAATATGCATACAGTGCACCCGGGCCCAACAACATGCCGTCTCGGCTGAGGTCACAGTCCGACGGTTCAGCTGCCATATCACGCCCGGTTATCCATGGCGTGCGACCCAACACAAGCTCCTCTACTCTTCCACCAATTCTCTGgcaggaggaaggggacgcTGAAAACGACTATTCCCCCACGAAGTTCACCATAAATGGTAGACCGAGCGAGACACAGGCACAACATTCAATGCACACCACACACGTCGCGCAAATGCCGATAGAGCATTCCTCCAAGATTGACGATGAAGCGGAGGAGTCTAACCAGGCTAGCTGCGCGGCTTGCAACCTGGTGCGGATTCCGATGGACACTGGCGAGCAAGGCGACGTGACATGGATCAGCTGCGATGGTTGTAAACGGTGGTTTCATATTGTTTGTGCTGGATTCAAGAGTGACCGTGAACTCCGAACGGTGGACAAATTCATCTGTCGAGAATGCCGTCCTATTTATGGACAGACTACCTTCGTGCGCAAATCCTCTCGGGCTCGCACAGCTATTGATTATGCCGGCCTCAACCAAGGGCTTGTGAAGGCCGCAACGGACTCTCTCGAACACCACTATATTGAACCCATCCGACAGGGCAAAATCCAATTTCTCCCCGAAAACTTCCCACGAATGCGTCCTGAGCTGGTCACTGCCGAATATTTCGAGCGAGGCAATGGCATGACGGAACCGATTGTCATCCCTGCGGAGTGGAACACTCGCGAGTCCGTTTCTATCAGTGATTCCGAGTTTGACGCTCTGGTACAAGAAGCGCCTACGCAAGAGATGTTCGACGAATTGCTGGATCATGTTGCTGAGCAAGAGGAAGGCTATGAGCAAGTGATAGATTGCGGCCAGGACCAGTTGGACATGGTGATACCTGAAGGCCTCACCGTTCGAAGAGTTGCGGAGCTTTACGGACCGGAAGAAAGAGTGGAGGTCATTGATGTCAAATCGCAACAGAACGAAGACAAGAGGTGGACAATGCAGAAATGGGCGGAATACTACGAGAGTACCGGCGACAAGGTTGTCCGAAATGTCATCAGTTTGGAAGTCTCACAGAGCCCATTGGGCAAGCTTATTCGTCGGCCAAAGGTTGTCCGGGATCTTGACCTTCAGGACTCTGTCTGGCCCGAAGAACAGAAGGCCGTCGGGGACTGCCCGAAAGTTCAATTCTACGTCTTGATGTCTGTTGCCGACTGCTATACCGATTTCCACATCGACTTTGGGGGGTCCTCAGTATACTACCATATTCTGAAAGGCAAGaaaaccttcttcttcatcccgcCGAAGGACAAACACCTGAAGAAGTATGAGGAGTGGTGCAATTCTCCTGCGCAGGATTCCACCTTTCTTGGGGACCAGACCAAGGAATGCTATCGCGTGGATCTGTCTGAAGGCGATACGATGCTGATCCCCTCGGGCTGGATCCATGCCGTCTGGACCCCGGAGAACAGTCTTGTCATCGGCGGAAATTTCCTTACGAGGCTGAATTACGGGATGCAGATCAAGATCGCGCAGATTGAGAAGGATACCAAGGTGCCAAGGAAGTTCAGGTACCCgttcttccagaagatccaaTGGTATACCGCGTTGCGATATCTCGAAGATGACCCGCTACCGCAAAGCGTTCTTGACGCCTTCGCACAGGACGAGAACTACCGCTTCCACCGTGCGTATCCAATTTACTACGAATTCGGCGAACGGACGAACAATGCGCCTGCTGGCTCACCTTATCACAACTCGCGCTTCTATTCTCAGGCGGAACTGGAAGGGCTACCAGATCTTGCAAAATATCTTTATCACACTGCCCTCATTGCTGGCGCCTATCTGACGGAGGGCGTGACGATGGATACTCGAAATGCGGTCAAACGCTCGATACCCAAGATGTCCGGGGAGCCAATCGATGCCGTGAGGAAATTTGGCATCTGGGTCGCCTGGAAGCGTGGCAATGAGAGGGCACCGTATTGGACCCGCCCTGGCGTGGCTGAAAGCAATGCGAAGCTCAGTCtcacggagaagaagcctgcCGGAAGGCCCAGCCGTCGGTCAGAGCGTAATGCTGAGAGCCAGCGCACGTACGCCGAACGACAGGCTGTACAGCGGCTTCCCGAGCCGGCTCATGATCCAGCAACCGAACTGAGCAATAGTAGTGGCCCTAGTGGTCCGCTGAATGCCGGAGCTGTTATGCCAGACGGCCCGTCAAGCAGTGGTATCAAAGAAGAGCCTGCTCCCAAATCGCGCGCTGCACCCCGTGGCTCCGGACTGGGCCCTAAGCGCGTTGCCTGCGATGCCTGTCGCAAACGAAGGATCCGATGTCACCACAAGGATGAACATAACGACGGTATCTCCAGCAAGCAAACGGCAGTGACCGCTTTTGGTCCCAGCAACCATTCGTTGGCACACGACGCAGCGTCTGCGCTGAATTCACTTGCCGCTATTGCATCGGAAGCAGGCTTTCAAGACAATGGAAGTGGCAGGAATCCGGACCGGTTTGAAGTCGCTGCCAAGTTCAACTCGGCCATTCTGGGTACGCCGCGTGCACCGGTAAATGGACTCGGACTCAACGATGCCAGTCCTGAAGGCGCCAACACCGGAAAGAAGGGCCGCAGCAAGGCCTGCGACGATTGCCGGAAGAGCAAG CGTCGGTGTATCCACGATGAGTACGGCCGTATTGACCCTGTCAAGGCGCAAGAACGAGCAAAGCCGcgcgctgctgcttctgccaAACGGCCCCGTATCAATGAAGAAGGAACTGGGCCAATGATTAACAAACGGATGAAGCAGGAGAGCACGTCTCCTACGTCGAGACCGGCACATCTCAGCAACAGCCGTGAAGTTGATGCGCCGGGGATGCAAGATACCCACATGCCCGATCATGATCATGCAGCCCTGGATCTCCATGCCCCGTTCTCGGATGCGCCGCTGGTTGATAAAGACGCAAATTGGCAGTCCGGTATGACTGttggggaaaaggaagcaCCACTGGGGCCAACCTCCTACGCATCACCGCCTACGTTCCAGACTGACACGGTCGATGCGAAGGAAATAAACTCTGCGCCCGTTTCTAAGCCTACTGCCACTCTTGTATCACCGCCGACCTCACTGGCCGACGAGACCGACGTTCCTCAGGAGcaagcagatggagaaggggatcATGTGGTTGTTCTGCACACACCAACCTCAAGTTCCCGGCACTCCTCGCGCCAGCCGCGCCAAGTCGACCGCTACATGCCCGAGACACATGTTCCCAAGCCGACCAAGGGGACGACCCATACTCCCACAGCTCGTCGTTCTTCGTTTGGTGGGTCAAGCGGTGGTGTGCGAAAATCCACTCCAGGTCCTTCTTCAGGATCCAAAAAGTCGGCATCAcgcccctcctcatcctcgcatGCGAAGAAGAGTTTCTGGGCGACAGACGAGAAGAAAGGTGACCGGCATGCTGCGACGTCAACATCACCCGGGCAGCCGGGCAAGAACTCTAAGCGGGTCGCGGACGAGGAGCCAGATGCTGAAAGCCTCCGCTTGATCCGTGAACTGCAAGAAGCCGAGTTTGGGCTACGCAAGAGATCTACGCGAGTGTGA